One part of the Bacillus sp. FJAT-27916 genome encodes these proteins:
- the purD gene encoding phosphoribosylamine--glycine ligase has protein sequence MKILVIGRGGREHALARKFAESRHVDKVYVAPGNPGMEDVAERVSINETDHQALIDFAHENGIGLTFVGPEVPLINGVVDEFEKEGLKIFGPKKAAAIIEGSKSFTKDLLKKYAIPTARYETFTELDQAVAYVKNQGVPIVIKADGLAAGKGVVVAMSEREAVDALQAMLQDAKFGEASNKVVIEEFLEGQEFSYMAFVNGEKVYPMEIAQDHKRAFDGDKGPNTGGMGAYSPVPQIGCDLVQKAHDEILLPVAKAMVKEDRSFTGILYAGLIATADGPKVIEFNARFGDPETQVILPRLQSDLVEVIEHVLEGSDCELEWTEESAIGVVLAATGYPEDGYEKGAVIRGLSHIGGDMHIYHAGTAKNNQGEFITNGGRVLLVTGLGPSLEDAKQNVYRELETISCKGLFYRHDIGEKAIAQSLKG, from the coding sequence ATGAAGATACTGGTTATTGGCCGCGGTGGACGAGAGCATGCGCTTGCACGCAAGTTTGCCGAAAGCAGGCATGTTGACAAGGTGTACGTCGCACCTGGCAATCCTGGAATGGAGGATGTCGCAGAACGCGTTTCCATCAATGAAACAGATCATCAGGCATTGATAGACTTTGCGCATGAGAATGGGATTGGGCTTACCTTTGTCGGCCCGGAGGTACCGTTGATCAACGGAGTGGTCGATGAGTTTGAAAAAGAAGGACTGAAAATTTTTGGTCCGAAAAAAGCAGCGGCTATCATTGAGGGAAGTAAATCCTTCACAAAGGATTTGCTGAAGAAATATGCCATTCCAACGGCAAGATATGAAACCTTCACTGAGCTTGATCAGGCTGTTGCCTATGTGAAGAATCAGGGCGTGCCAATTGTCATCAAGGCAGATGGTCTTGCTGCCGGCAAGGGCGTAGTTGTAGCCATGAGTGAGCGGGAAGCTGTTGATGCCCTTCAAGCAATGCTTCAAGATGCCAAGTTTGGCGAAGCTTCGAACAAGGTCGTCATCGAAGAATTCCTTGAGGGTCAGGAATTTTCCTACATGGCATTCGTAAATGGTGAGAAGGTATATCCAATGGAGATTGCCCAAGACCATAAACGAGCCTTCGATGGAGATAAAGGCCCGAATACAGGCGGGATGGGTGCCTATTCCCCTGTTCCGCAAATTGGGTGTGACCTTGTGCAAAAGGCCCATGATGAAATTCTTCTTCCGGTTGCTAAAGCGATGGTGAAGGAAGACCGGTCTTTCACAGGCATTCTATACGCCGGACTGATTGCGACAGCGGATGGCCCTAAGGTGATCGAGTTCAATGCCCGATTCGGAGATCCAGAGACACAAGTCATTCTTCCAAGGCTTCAATCTGATTTGGTGGAAGTTATTGAGCATGTTCTTGAGGGAAGCGATTGTGAGCTTGAATGGACCGAGGAAAGTGCGATTGGCGTTGTGCTGGCTGCCACTGGCTACCCAGAGGATGGATATGAGAAAGGGGCCGTTATTAGAGGTCTCAGTCATATCGGGGGAGATATGCACATCTACCATGCTGGTACGGCAAAGAATAATCAAGGGGAATTCATCACCAATGGAGGCCGTGTCCTGCTTGTCACGGGACTTGGGCCTTCCTTGGAGGATGCGAAGCAGAACGTGTATCGGGAGCTCGAAACCATTTCCTGCAAAGGCTTATTCTATCGCCATGATATAGGTGAAAAAGCCATTGCTCAAAGTTTGAAAGGCTAG
- the purM gene encoding phosphoribosylformylglycinamidine cyclo-ligase yields the protein MSNAYKNAGVDIEAGYEAVERMKKHVSRTKRQGVLGSLGGFGGMFDLSSINVKEPVLVSGTDGVGTKLLIAMMLDEHDTIGIDCVAMCVNDVVAQGAEPLFFLDYIACGKAVPEKIEAIVKGISEGCVQAGCALIGGETAEMPGLYSPEEYDLAGFTVGAVEKRQMLDGSKVAEGDVLIGLPSSGIHSNGYSLVRKVLLEDAKMDLSTYVEELGCTLGAELLRPTKIYVKPVLAALETGAVHGISHITGGGFIENLPRMLKEGQGVEIEEGTWKIPAIYPLLKEKGSLADEEMYNVFNMGIGMVLAVEPGEAEKVIRALKESGELPIMIGRVTRVPGVQFSGND from the coding sequence ATGTCGAATGCTTATAAGAACGCGGGTGTAGATATTGAGGCAGGCTATGAAGCTGTGGAACGCATGAAAAAGCATGTCAGCCGCACAAAGCGGCAGGGAGTGCTCGGATCGCTTGGCGGATTTGGCGGGATGTTTGACTTGAGCTCCATAAATGTAAAGGAGCCGGTACTTGTATCCGGTACGGATGGGGTCGGCACAAAGCTTTTGATTGCAATGATGTTGGATGAGCATGACACAATCGGCATAGATTGTGTGGCCATGTGTGTAAATGATGTCGTTGCTCAAGGAGCAGAACCGCTCTTCTTCCTTGATTACATCGCATGCGGAAAGGCTGTACCGGAGAAAATCGAGGCGATCGTAAAGGGCATTTCGGAAGGTTGTGTCCAAGCAGGCTGCGCCCTGATTGGCGGAGAAACGGCTGAAATGCCAGGTTTGTACAGTCCAGAGGAGTATGATTTGGCCGGATTTACAGTTGGTGCTGTAGAAAAGAGACAAATGCTTGATGGCAGCAAGGTAGCAGAAGGGGACGTCCTGATTGGCTTGCCTTCAAGCGGTATCCATAGCAATGGCTACTCACTCGTACGCAAGGTTCTCCTTGAGGATGCGAAGATGGATCTTTCCACGTATGTAGAGGAATTAGGCTGTACATTGGGAGCTGAATTGCTGCGGCCGACGAAGATTTATGTGAAGCCGGTCCTGGCTGCACTTGAGACGGGAGCCGTCCATGGGATTTCGCATATCACCGGCGGCGGTTTTATTGAGAATCTTCCGCGTATGCTGAAAGAAGGCCAAGGCGTAGAGATTGAAGAAGGAACATGGAAGATCCCTGCTATTTATCCGTTGTTAAAGGAGAAGGGCTCTTTAGCAGATGAAGAGATGTATAACGTCTTTAATATGGGAATCGGCATGGTGCTTGCGGTGGAGCCTGGAGAGGCGGAAAAGGTGATTCGTGCATTGAAGGAGAGCGGAGAGCTGCCGATCATGATTGGGCGTGTAACGAGAGTTCCGGGAGTCCAATTCAGTGGAAATGATTAA
- the purH gene encoding bifunctional phosphoribosylaminoimidazolecarboxamide formyltransferase/IMP cyclohydrolase yields the protein MAAKRALISVSDKTGIVEFAKKVANLGFEIISTGGTKKTLADNGIPVKGVSDVTGFPEIMDGRVKTLHPAIHGGLLGKQDNDSHMQQLAEQGIMPIQLVCVNLYPFQQTIAKEGVTVEDAIENIDIGGPAMLRASAKNHESVAVVVDPADYDDVLKGLETGELSLQERRRLAAKVFRHTAAYDAMIAEYMTNLAEEEQPESVTVTYTLKQPLRYGENPHQKAAFYKKPLGTAFSIANAEQLHGKELSYNNINDADAALQIVKEFDQPAAVAVKHMNPCGVGTGKTISDAFQKAYFADSTSIFGGIVALNREVDAETAGALHEIFLEIVIAPSFSEEALQILTSKKNIRLLTVDFSSKGVMEKKFTSVAGGLLMQDLDNATLAEADVKIATKREPTEEEWEALKFGWKVVKHVKSNAIVVANRQMTLGVGAGQMNRIGAANIAIEQAGDKAKGAILASDAFFPMDDTVEAAAKAGITAIIQPGGSVRDEDSIKKADEYGIAMVFTGVRHFKH from the coding sequence ATGGCAGCAAAGCGTGCATTAATCAGCGTATCGGATAAAACAGGAATTGTAGAATTTGCAAAGAAAGTAGCGAATCTTGGATTTGAGATCATCTCAACAGGAGGGACGAAAAAAACGCTGGCAGACAATGGCATCCCGGTAAAAGGGGTCAGTGACGTGACCGGTTTTCCTGAAATAATGGACGGACGTGTGAAAACATTGCACCCAGCCATTCATGGAGGGCTTTTAGGAAAGCAGGACAACGACTCACACATGCAGCAGCTGGCAGAGCAGGGCATCATGCCTATCCAGCTTGTTTGCGTGAACCTTTACCCATTTCAGCAGACGATTGCTAAAGAGGGCGTAACGGTAGAGGATGCAATTGAGAATATTGATATCGGGGGGCCTGCGATGCTTCGTGCCTCAGCGAAGAACCACGAATCTGTCGCCGTTGTTGTAGACCCGGCGGATTATGATGATGTGTTGAAGGGATTAGAAACTGGTGAGCTTTCTTTACAGGAAAGAAGACGTCTTGCCGCCAAGGTATTCCGCCATACTGCAGCCTATGATGCCATGATCGCAGAATATATGACAAACCTGGCAGAAGAAGAACAGCCGGAGTCCGTTACGGTTACCTATACATTGAAACAGCCGCTTCGTTATGGGGAGAATCCGCACCAAAAGGCAGCCTTCTATAAGAAACCGCTGGGCACAGCCTTCTCAATTGCTAATGCTGAGCAGCTTCATGGGAAGGAGCTTTCCTATAATAATATCAATGATGCAGATGCCGCCCTTCAAATCGTGAAGGAATTTGACCAGCCAGCAGCAGTGGCGGTTAAGCATATGAACCCTTGCGGCGTCGGTACGGGCAAAACGATTTCAGATGCCTTCCAAAAAGCCTACTTTGCTGATTCTACTTCGATTTTCGGCGGAATTGTGGCTTTGAATCGTGAAGTCGATGCTGAGACAGCCGGTGCTTTGCATGAGATATTCTTAGAAATCGTCATTGCTCCATCCTTCTCGGAGGAGGCGCTCCAAATTTTGACCTCGAAGAAGAATATTCGCCTGCTGACTGTTGATTTCAGCTCCAAGGGTGTGATGGAGAAGAAGTTCACCTCTGTTGCCGGCGGGTTGTTAATGCAGGATTTGGACAACGCGACATTGGCTGAAGCCGATGTGAAGATCGCGACGAAAAGAGAGCCGACGGAGGAGGAATGGGAAGCGCTCAAGTTTGGCTGGAAGGTTGTAAAGCATGTGAAGTCGAATGCTATTGTCGTTGCAAATCGCCAGATGACGCTTGGAGTCGGTGCCGGCCAAATGAATCGAATTGGAGCGGCGAATATTGCGATAGAGCAAGCAGGCGATAAAGCGAAGGGAGCTATATTAGCTTCCGATGCCTTCTTCCCAATGGATGATACTGTTGAGGCAGCGGCAAAAGCGGGCATTACAGCAATCATTCAGCCAGGCGGGTCGGTTCGTGATGAGGACTCCATCAAGAAGGCAGATGAATATGGAATTGCCATGGTCTTTACAGGCGTGCGTCATTTCAAACATTAA
- the purF gene encoding amidophosphoribosyltransferase, which translates to MLAEIRGLNEECGLFGIWGHEEAPQLTYYGLHSLQHRGQEGAGMVVTDGEALRAHKAEGLVNDVFSQKIIEDLKGKSAIGHVRYATAGGGGIANVQPFLFNSQTVGSFALAHNGNLVNAASLKNQLEMQGSIFQTTSDTEVLAHLIRRSGTGAFKDRVKQALSLVEGAYAFLVMTETDMLVAVDPHGLRPVSIGRLGKAYVVASETCAFDLVGAEYIRDVEPGELVIINDEGLHSELIAVSSGRAMCSMEYIYFSRPDSNIDGINVHTARKSLGKRLAMEAQIEADVVTGVPDSSISAAIGFAEASGIPYEMGLIKNRYVGRTFIQPSQSLREQGVKMKLAPVRGVVEGKRVIMVDDSIVRGTTSRRIVNMLKEAGAKEVHVCISSPPIKNPCFYGIDTSSKEELIAGRNSVEEIRQLIGADSLTFLSVEGTIEAIGRPFEGEYRGQCMACFTGKYPTEIYTMDDHPYEKIKQ; encoded by the coding sequence ATGCTTGCTGAAATCCGTGGATTAAATGAAGAGTGTGGATTGTTTGGAATTTGGGGCCATGAGGAGGCCCCTCAGCTCACTTATTATGGACTACACAGCCTTCAGCATAGAGGCCAAGAGGGAGCTGGTATGGTCGTGACGGACGGTGAAGCCCTTCGTGCTCATAAAGCAGAAGGACTTGTGAATGATGTGTTTTCCCAAAAAATCATAGAGGATTTAAAAGGGAAGAGTGCAATCGGCCATGTGCGCTATGCGACAGCAGGCGGAGGGGGCATTGCAAATGTGCAGCCATTCCTTTTCAATTCTCAAACTGTAGGCAGCTTTGCCCTTGCTCATAATGGCAACCTCGTTAATGCGGCCAGCCTGAAGAACCAGCTTGAAATGCAGGGAAGTATCTTTCAAACGACCTCTGATACAGAGGTATTAGCCCATTTGATTCGCCGTTCTGGAACAGGAGCCTTCAAGGATCGTGTGAAACAGGCGCTTTCGCTTGTAGAAGGTGCCTATGCGTTCCTTGTGATGACTGAGACAGATATGCTTGTTGCGGTTGACCCGCATGGTTTACGCCCTGTTTCCATCGGCCGGCTCGGTAAGGCTTATGTTGTCGCGTCTGAAACATGTGCCTTTGACCTTGTCGGTGCGGAATACATTCGTGATGTGGAACCGGGGGAGCTCGTCATTATAAATGATGAGGGACTTCACTCCGAACTTATCGCGGTATCAAGCGGCCGTGCGATGTGCAGTATGGAATATATTTATTTCTCCAGACCGGACAGCAATATCGACGGCATTAATGTTCATACAGCCAGAAAGAGCCTTGGGAAACGATTGGCGATGGAGGCGCAGATAGAAGCAGATGTTGTAACTGGTGTTCCGGATTCAAGTATTTCCGCGGCTATTGGGTTTGCTGAGGCGAGCGGCATCCCTTATGAGATGGGGCTTATTAAGAATCGCTATGTCGGCCGTACATTCATTCAGCCCTCCCAGTCCTTGCGTGAACAAGGAGTTAAGATGAAGCTGGCCCCTGTTCGCGGCGTTGTTGAAGGGAAACGCGTCATTATGGTCGATGATTCCATTGTTCGAGGCACGACGAGCAGACGAATTGTGAACATGCTGAAGGAAGCGGGCGCGAAGGAAGTGCATGTGTGTATCAGCTCGCCCCCAATCAAAAACCCGTGCTTCTACGGAATTGATACATCCTCAAAGGAGGAATTGATTGCGGGCAGGAATTCTGTTGAGGAAATCCGCCAATTGATCGGGGCAGACTCTCTGACATTTTTGAGTGTGGAAGGAACGATTGAAGCCATCGGCCGGCCATTTGAGGGAGAATACCGCGGACAGTGCATGGCTTGCTTTACCGGCAAGTACCCGACAGAGATCTATACGATGGATGACCATCCGTATGAGAAAATCAAACAATAG
- the purN gene encoding phosphoribosylglycinamide formyltransferase, giving the protein MTKIAIFASGSGSNFQAIVEAVNTGNVHASIEMLVCDQPEAYCVTRAKELGVPSLTFRPKDYSSKTAYEEDVLSALRERSVEWIILAGYMRLIGPVLLESYPNRILNIHPSLLPAFPGKDAVGQAMAAGVKVSGVTIHYVDAGMDTGPIIAQEAIMIEDGDDAARVHEKIQQVEHRLYPAIIEKVCN; this is encoded by the coding sequence ATGACAAAGATTGCGATATTTGCATCAGGGAGCGGAAGTAATTTTCAAGCTATAGTAGAGGCAGTAAATACAGGGAATGTGCACGCATCGATTGAAATGCTGGTATGTGATCAGCCTGAGGCCTATTGTGTGACACGGGCGAAAGAGCTTGGAGTGCCTTCGTTGACCTTCAGGCCGAAGGATTACTCCTCAAAGACAGCTTATGAAGAAGATGTATTATCCGCTCTGCGTGAAAGGTCCGTGGAGTGGATTATCCTCGCAGGCTATATGCGATTGATTGGACCAGTTCTATTAGAGTCTTATCCAAATAGAATTCTGAATATCCATCCATCTCTTCTGCCGGCATTCCCAGGGAAAGACGCAGTTGGGCAAGCCATGGCAGCCGGTGTAAAGGTATCAGGTGTGACGATTCATTATGTAGATGCAGGGATGGATACTGGGCCAATTATTGCTCAGGAGGCCATCATGATTGAAGACGGAGACGATGCGGCTCGGGTCCATGAGAAAATCCAGCAGGTTGAACACCGATTGTATCCAGCCATTATAGAAAAGGTATGTAATTGA